One window of Canis lupus baileyi chromosome 21, mCanLup2.hap1, whole genome shotgun sequence genomic DNA carries:
- the RTN4RL2 gene encoding reticulon-4 receptor-like 2, translated as MLPGLGRLLQGPASACLLLMLLAPPPAAPSCPMLCTCYSSPPTVSCQANNFSSVPLALPPSTQRLFLQNNLIRTLRPGTFGPNLLTLWLFSNNLSTIYPGTFRHLQALEELDLGDNRHLRSLEPDTFQGLERLQSLHLYRCQLSSLPGNIFRGLVSLQYLYLQENSLLHLQDDLFADLANLSHLFLHGNRLRLLTEHVFRGLGSLDRLLLHGNRLQGVHRAAFRGLSRLTILYLFNNSLASLPGEALADLPALEFLRLNANPWACDCRARPLWAWFQRARVSSSDVTCATPPERQGRDLRALRDSDFQACPPAAPTRPGSRARGNSSSNHLYGVAEAGAPPADPSTLYRDLPAEDPRGRQAGGDAPTEDDYWGGYGGEDQRGEQTCPGAACQAPPDSRGPALSAGLPSPLLCLLLLAPHHL; from the exons ATGCTGCCCGGGCTCGGGCGCCTGCTGCAAG GTCCCGCCTCGGCCTGCCTCCTGCTGAtgctcctggccccgccccccgcggcccccagcTGCCCCATGCTCTGCACCTGCTACTCGTCCCCGCCCACCGTGAGCTGCCAGGCCAACAACTTCTCCTCCGTGCCGCTGGCCCTGCCGCCCAGCACGCAGCGACTCTTCCTGCAGAACAACCTCATCCGCACGCTGCGGCCCGGCACCTTCGGACCCAACCTGCTCACCCTGTGGCTCTTCTCCAACAACCTCTCCACCATCTACCCGGGCACCTTCCGCCACCTGCAGGCCCTGGAGGAGCTGGACCTCGGCGACAACCGGCACCTGCGCTCCCTGGAGCCTGACACCTTCCAGGGCCTGGAGCGGCTGCAGTCTCTGCATCTGTACCGCTGCCAGCTCAGCAGCCTGCCTGGCAACATCTTCCGCGGCCTGGTCAGCCTGCAGTACCTCTACCTCCAGGAGAACAGCCTGCTCCACCTCCAG gatgACCTGTTCGCGGACCTGGCCAACCTGAGCCACCTCTTCCTCCACGGGAACCGCCTGCGGCTGCTCACGGAGCACGTGTTCCGCGGCCTGGGCAGCCTGGACCGGCTGCTGCTGCACGGGAACCGGCTGCAGGGCGTGCACCGCGCGGCCTTCCGCGGCCTCAGCCGCCTCACCATCCTCTACCTGTTCAACAACAGCCTGGCCTCGCTGCCCGGCGAGGCGCTGGCCGACCTGCCCGCGCTCGAGTTCCTGCGGCTCAACGCCAACCCCTGGGCGTGCGACTGCCGCGCGCGGCCGCTCTGGGCCTGGTTCCAGCGCGCGCGCGTGTCCAGCTCCGACGTGACGTGCGCCACCCCCCCGGAGCGCCAGGGCCGCGACCTGCGCGCCCTCCGCGACTCCGACTTCCAGGCctgcccgcccgccgcgcccacCCGGCCCGGGAGCCGCGCGCGCGGCAACAGCTCGTCCAACCACCTGTACGGCGTGGCCGAGGCCGGGGCGCCGCCCGCCGACCCCTCCACCCTCTACCGAGACCTGCCCGCCGAGGACCCGCGGGGCCGCCAGGCCGGGGGGGACGCGCCCACGGAGGACGACTACTGGGGGGGCTACGGCGGCGAGGACCAGCGCGGCGAGCAGACGTGCCCGGGCGCGGCCTGCCAGGCGCCCCCGGACTCCCGCGGCCCCGCGCTCTCGGCCGGGCTGCCCagccctctgctctgcctcctgctcctggCGCCCCACCACCTCTGA